In Penaeus monodon isolate SGIC_2016 chromosome 26, NSTDA_Pmon_1, whole genome shotgun sequence, the following are encoded in one genomic region:
- the LOC119589674 gene encoding uncharacterized protein LOC119589674, with product FRSQLIDMARASGMAVEDFAKFILNSNAQQKLGCLRIYHTSKLQQLAHFFDELDTCLERSVDEIRIASHCSTSTNGVRMESKTGNVSSDIHSTKRGVRKKGEAGSNVRIQKEHDKRYNPLFNPENTVREKPVRKNQVTIISDTDSDQSDAEYIQPSPESCYSQKELQRQLDIVPNGNTKDTHNQHLEKGVGQLPTNCFLGTPPSSSSASTASSLFDPLIGKHIAHSSFPEGPEQALNMTNTSDHNQFLDTLFDSTSSNNVESNSVSNRYNTISLCHNSYQGVSNGYQESEDCNKVLDTILFGESPCSTQSQYGNSEYKNTLG from the coding sequence TTCAGATCTCAGTTAATTGACATGGCACGAGCAAGTGGAATGGCTGTAGAGGACTttgcaaaatttattttaaacagCAATGCACAACAGAAATTAGGGTGTTtacgtatatatcatacatcaaaaTTACAACAGTTGGCACATTTCTTTGATGAATTAGATACATGTCTAGAAAGGAGTGTGGATGAAATAAGAATTGCTAGTCATTGCAGTACTTCAACAAATGGGGTTAGAATGGAAAGTAAGACAGGTAATGTTTCTAGTGATATTCATTCAACCAAAAggggagtgagaaaaaagggTGAAGCAGGGTCTAATGTTAGAATACAAAAGGAACATGATAAAAGATACAATCCTCTCTTCAACCCAGAAAATACAGTAAGGGAAAAGCCAGTAAGGAAAAATCAAGTGACCATAATATCTGATACTGACAGTGATCAAAGTGATGCAGAGTATATTCAACCATCACCAGAGTCATGTTATTCACAAAAAGAATTGCAAAGACAATTAGATATAGTGCCTAATGGAAACACTAAAGACACACATAACCAGCATTTAGAAAAAGGTGTAGGACAACTTCCAACAAACTGTTTCTTAGGTACACCACCAAGCAGTAGTTCTGCCAGTACAGCAAGCAGTTTGTTTGATCCATTAATTGGAAAGCATATTGCTCATTCTAGTTTCCCTGAGGGTCCTGAACAAGCTCTTAACATGACTAATACCAGTGATCATAATCAATTCCTGGACACACTTTTTGATAGTACATCCTCAAATAACGTAGAAAGCAATAGTGTGTCAAATAGATACAACACCATATCACTTTGCCATAATTCTTACCAAGGCGTAAGTAATGGTTATCAGGAAAGTGAAGACTGCAATAAAGTATTAGACACAATTCTATTTGGAGAATCTCCATGTTCAACACAGTCACAATATGGTAATTCTGAATATAAAAATACTTTGGGGTAA